In Campylobacter vulpis, a genomic segment contains:
- a CDS encoding pyridoxal phosphate-dependent aminotransferase: MLSKKSQVLEESITLAITALANELKAKGEDVLSFSAGEPDFDTPQTIKNAAIKAIEKGCSKYTAVAGIKEVLNAIAIKLKRDNNLSYETSEIITNVGAKHSLFQCLECLVDEGDEVIIPSPYWVSYPEMVKFAGGKCVFVQTKEENGFKITAKELKSVLNEKTKVFILNSPSNPVGCVYTKEELSALAKVLEGTKVVVLSDEMYEKLLYDGVEFHAFASVSEDAMKRTVTINGLSKCGAMPGWRFGYMASKNKALISAVKRLQGQSTSNICSITQYAAIPALLGECDEDIEKMRKAFEKRRNIALEMLSKMENISVYKPSGAFYLFINISKLEKDSMKFCQKLLEEKKVAVVPGIGFGMEGYLRLSYATSEENIIKGLERFGEFVKNYKA, from the coding sequence ATGTTAAGTAAAAAATCTCAAGTTTTGGAAGAGTCTATCACTTTGGCTATCACTGCTCTTGCTAATGAACTTAAGGCTAAGGGCGAAGATGTGCTTTCTTTTTCTGCGGGTGAGCCTGACTTTGATACTCCGCAGACTATCAAAAATGCTGCAATTAAAGCCATAGAAAAAGGTTGTTCAAAATACACGGCGGTTGCTGGGATTAAAGAAGTTTTAAACGCCATAGCTATAAAGCTTAAAAGAGACAATAATTTATCTTATGAAACGAGTGAAATTATCACAAATGTTGGGGCAAAACACTCGCTTTTTCAATGCTTAGAATGCCTTGTAGATGAGGGTGATGAGGTAATTATCCCTAGTCCTTACTGGGTGAGTTATCCTGAAATGGTAAAATTTGCGGGAGGAAAGTGCGTTTTTGTGCAAACAAAAGAAGAAAATGGTTTTAAAATCACAGCTAAAGAGCTTAAAAGTGTTTTAAATGAAAAAACGAAAGTTTTTATTCTAAATTCGCCTTCAAATCCTGTGGGTTGTGTTTATACGAAAGAAGAGCTTAGTGCTTTGGCTAAGGTTTTGGAGGGGACGAAGGTTGTAGTTTTAAGTGATGAAATGTATGAAAAGCTTCTTTATGATGGGGTAGAATTTCACGCTTTTGCAAGCGTAAGCGAAGATGCGATGAAACGCACTGTTACAATTAACGGCTTAAGTAAGTGCGGAGCTATGCCCGGCTGGCGTTTTGGCTATATGGCAAGTAAAAATAAAGCTCTTATTTCTGCTGTAAAAAGGCTGCAAGGTCAAAGCACTTCAAATATTTGCTCTATTACGCAATATGCCGCTATCCCAGCCTTGCTTGGCGAGTGTGATGAAGATATAGAAAAGATGAGAAAAGCCTTTGAAAAACGCAGAAATATTGCTCTTGAAATGTTAAGCAAAATGGAAAATATCAGCGTTTATAAACCAAGCGGGGCGTTTTATCTTTTTATTAATATTTCTAAGCTTGAAAAAGATTCTATGAAATTCTGTCAAAAATTATTAGAAGAAAAAAAAGTTGCAGTGGTGCCGGGTATAGGCTTTGGAATGGAGGGCTATTTAAGACTTTCTTATGCAACAAGTGAGGAGAATATCATTAAGGGACTTGAGAGATTTGGCGAATTTGTAAAAAATTATAAAGCTTAA
- a CDS encoding DUF2972 domain-containing protein: MIKIFNKIEEYGFKEILLRRKRRLIHSITKRFGKKLLKFYPKLPQNYKFVLLNYSVSGHYALMSFFKMCGLNYVRLAEDNYMDYGETKSFLLNSKGDNIVGVCLYNNIRELDYAKFFSYDAPVVITVRDPISRLKTSINHGYPKAKVSKFEFSLKDDIDKSLPEIVYSGALTPQITDLEKIFDKKFIDFKYQSNLTPFLTRGGGGVTRQIIYIDTQDLQADKAFDTMKRLSKILHFNPPKEEDRAKFERKAWNNYTSFLPFTLFINHKDFSYLKNKIKFIITEEPLSNLKDTKNLFLDKNDPCYENLSINVEQEHYELIKEDKEIKERLKSYFKEFVKILEEKVKFRANNALSEQDILNYFKANSSLALKFKTLLDKELTHIKQTRPDIIASWKYYAEFEEICGGA; encoded by the coding sequence ATGATAAAGATTTTCAATAAAATCGAAGAATACGGCTTTAAAGAAATTTTACTCCGCAGAAAAAGAAGACTTATACACTCTATCACAAAAAGATTTGGTAAAAAACTTCTTAAATTTTACCCCAAACTTCCGCAAAATTATAAATTTGTGCTTTTAAATTATTCTGTAAGTGGGCATTATGCACTTATGAGCTTTTTTAAAATGTGCGGTTTAAATTATGTAAGATTAGCTGAAGATAATTATATGGATTATGGTGAAACAAAGAGCTTTTTGCTAAATTCAAAGGGGGATAATATAGTCGGTGTGTGTTTATATAATAATATAAGAGAGCTTGACTATGCGAAATTTTTTTCTTACGATGCACCTGTTGTGATAACCGTTAGAGACCCCATTTCAAGGCTTAAAACAAGTATTAATCACGGCTACCCTAAAGCTAAGGTTAGCAAGTTTGAATTTAGCCTTAAAGATGATATTGATAAATCCTTACCTGAGATTGTATATAGCGGTGCTTTAACACCTCAAATCACAGATTTAGAAAAGATTTTTGATAAAAAATTTATAGACTTTAAATATCAAAGTAATCTTACTCCCTTTTTAACAAGGGGGGGGGGGGGGGTAACCCGACAAATCATCTACATCGATACGCAGGATTTACAAGCAGATAAAGCCTTTGATACAATGAAAAGGCTTTCTAAAATTCTTCACTTCAACCCACCCAAAGAAGAAGATAGGGCTAAATTTGAACGCAAAGCTTGGAACAATTACACCTCGTTTTTACCTTTCACTTTATTTATAAACCATAAAGACTTTTCTTATCTTAAAAATAAAATTAAATTTATCATCACAGAGGAGCCTCTAAGCAATCTAAAAGACACCAAAAATCTTTTCTTAGACAAAAACGACCCTTGCTATGAAAATCTTAGCATTAATGTAGAACAAGAGCATTATGAGCTTATCAAAGAAGATAAAGAAATAAAAGAAAGATTAAAAAGCTATTTTAAAGAATTTGTGAAAATCTTAGAAGAAAAAGTTAAATTTAGAGCAAATAATGCCTTAAGCGAACAAGATATTTTAAATTATTTCAAAGCAAATTCTAGCCTAGCTTTAAAATTTAAAACTCTTTTAGATAAAGAACTTACTCACATTAAACAAACACGCCCTGACATCATCGCTTCGTGGAAATATTATGCAGAGTTTGAGGAAATTTGTGGAGGAGCTTAG
- the fliY gene encoding flagellar motor switch protein FliY — translation MINEFLKLFTNECVSTIEGLTGKSAEFSEYKEFDVSASDTLKPPLVYVNFGVSSGGRMGILAGAVLMSAIGEWMMGEEEISKNDKLGPDEMDAAKEAIQNIISAFTTSLGAQKELPKMEFNLSSCEFIEESIDLKDFVKLYNYDVKIEGLEEQISLVMDDKLYNTLTKGGDDEAITQQKEGMASGGETMVALGEGLKNINLIMDVRLPVRVRIGNKKMLLKDVLTMDIGSVVELNQLANDPLEILIGDKRIAYGEVVIVDGNFGVQITEIGTKKERLEQLR, via the coding sequence ATGATTAATGAATTTTTAAAGCTTTTTACTAATGAATGCGTTAGCACCATTGAGGGTTTGACGGGAAAGAGTGCCGAATTTAGCGAATATAAAGAATTTGATGTCAGTGCTAGTGATACACTAAAACCTCCTTTAGTTTATGTGAATTTTGGTGTAAGTTCAGGCGGTCGTATGGGTATTCTGGCTGGGGCTGTTTTGATGAGTGCCATAGGCGAGTGGATGATGGGCGAGGAGGAAATTAGCAAAAATGACAAACTAGGTCCTGATGAAATGGACGCGGCTAAAGAAGCGATTCAAAATATCATCTCCGCTTTTACTACAAGTCTTGGCGCACAAAAAGAACTTCCTAAAATGGAATTTAATCTAAGTTCTTGTGAATTTATCGAAGAAAGCATTGATTTAAAGGATTTTGTAAAGCTTTATAATTATGATGTGAAAATTGAAGGTTTGGAAGAGCAAATTTCTTTAGTGATGGACGATAAGCTTTACAATACCTTGACAAAAGGTGGCGATGATGAGGCTATAACCCAGCAAAAAGAAGGAATGGCTAGTGGTGGTGAAACTATGGTGGCACTTGGAGAGGGACTTAAGAATATTAACCTCATTATGGATGTGCGTTTGCCTGTGCGCGTAAGAATAGGTAATAAAAAAATGCTTCTTAAAGATGTGCTAACTATGGATATAGGCTCTGTGGTGGAGCTAAATCAACTTGCCAACGACCCTTTAGAAATTCTCATCGGTGATAAAAGAATTGCTTATGGCGAAGTTGTGATAGTCGATGGTAATTTTGGCGTTCAAATCACAGAAATTGGCACGAAAAAAGAAAGATTAGAGCAGCTAAGATAA
- the fliM gene encoding flagellar motor switch protein FliM, producing the protein MAEILSQEEIDALLEVVDDNTDTPAPSNSKDEKDERNIVVYDFKRPNRVSKEQLRTIKGIHDKLARNLASQISSMMRSIVETKLHSVDQMTYGEFLMSLPSPTSFNVFSIKPLDGNCVLEINPSIAFPMIDRLLGGQGDSYEASRELTDIELNLLDSILRIIMQRLKESWSTVTEIYPSIEAKESSPNVVQIVSQNEIIIMVVMEIIIGNSSGMVNICYPVVHLESILSRLANRDIMMGETSAKKSRNKELKTLIGRAEVVYEAILGKTLINVNEFLELKQGDILRLDREADDKAIVSIDKKDVFLAQIGLHRFRKSIKIIELIRTDKDEIKEILEKYEEERKAKASVYDETEDLEEEEI; encoded by the coding sequence ATGGCAGAGATACTTTCCCAAGAAGAAATTGACGCTTTACTTGAAGTCGTTGATGATAACACGGATACGCCAGCACCTTCGAATTCTAAAGATGAAAAAGATGAAAGAAATATTGTCGTTTATGACTTTAAGCGACCTAATAGAGTTTCAAAAGAACAGCTTAGAACGATTAAGGGAATTCACGATAAATTAGCTAGAAATTTGGCATCTCAAATTTCGTCAATGATGAGAAGTATCGTTGAAACTAAACTTCATTCCGTTGATCAAATGACTTATGGGGAATTTTTGATGTCTTTGCCAAGCCCTACAAGCTTCAATGTTTTCTCCATAAAGCCTCTTGATGGAAACTGCGTTTTGGAGATTAATCCAAGCATAGCCTTTCCTATGATAGACAGGCTCTTAGGAGGGCAGGGGGATAGTTATGAGGCAAGTAGAGAGCTTACGGACATAGAATTAAATTTGCTTGATAGTATTTTGCGTATTATTATGCAAAGGCTTAAGGAGAGTTGGTCAACCGTAACTGAAATTTATCCAAGCATAGAGGCGAAAGAAAGTAGTCCCAATGTCGTGCAAATCGTCTCTCAAAATGAAATTATTATAATGGTTGTTATGGAGATTATCATAGGAAATTCAAGCGGTATGGTTAATATCTGCTATCCTGTTGTGCATTTGGAAAGTATTTTAAGCCGTTTGGCAAATCGCGACATTATGATGGGTGAAACTTCTGCGAAAAAGTCGCGTAATAAGGAGCTTAAAACTCTCATTGGTCGTGCAGAGGTTGTTTATGAGGCGATTTTGGGTAAGACCTTAATCAATGTCAATGAATTTTTAGAGCTTAAGCAAGGAGATATTTTACGCCTTGATAGAGAAGCTGATGATAAAGCTATTGTAAGTATCGATAAAAAAGATGTCTTTTTAGCACAAATTGGCTTACATCGCTTTAGAAAGTCCATTAAAATTATCGAGCTTATCCGCACTGACAAAGATGAAATTAAAGAAATTTTGGAAAAATACGAAGAAGAGCGAAAGGCTAAAGCTAGCGTTTATGATGAAACTGAGGATTTGGAGGAAGAGGAAATATGA
- a CDS encoding RNA polymerase sigma factor FliA → MLKEQSPRSYADVIKKEQDELVISYMPALRAMAFRLKERLPSSIDVNDLIGVGIEEMIKLSRRYDKDQNDNFWGFARKRVNGSMLDYLRRLDVMSRNNRKILKDIDVILDEYFLENECEPDDEYLAKKLEIDVERVREVRAAHAISYTLPIDEQIEMYSEDETLEKIERGELLEHINEILDTLKERDQLIIQLYYYEELSLKEISEILNVSESRISQIHKKLLKKLRERLS, encoded by the coding sequence ATGCTAAAAGAGCAGTCGCCTAGATCTTATGCTGATGTCATAAAAAAAGAGCAAGACGAACTTGTCATCTCCTATATGCCAGCACTTAGAGCTATGGCATTTCGTTTAAAGGAGCGTTTGCCATCAAGCATTGATGTTAATGATTTAATCGGCGTTGGGATTGAAGAAATGATAAAGCTTTCACGCCGTTATGATAAGGATCAAAATGACAATTTTTGGGGCTTTGCAAGAAAAAGGGTCAATGGATCTATGCTTGATTACCTAAGACGCCTTGATGTGATGAGTCGTAACAATCGCAAAATTTTAAAAGACATTGATGTGATTTTAGATGAATATTTTTTAGAAAATGAATGTGAGCCTGATGATGAATATTTAGCTAAAAAGCTTGAAATTGATGTGGAGAGAGTTAGAGAGGTAAGAGCAGCTCATGCTATAAGTTATACCTTGCCTATTGATGAGCAAATTGAAATGTATAGTGAAGATGAAACTTTGGAGAAAATAGAAAGAGGCGAACTTTTAGAACATATTAATGAAATTTTAGATACTTTAAAGGAGCGTGACCAGCTTATTATCCAGCTTTATTATTATGAGGAATTAAGCTTAAAAGAAATTAGTGAAATTTTAAATGTAAGTGAGAGTCGCATTTCTCAAATTCATAAAAAATTACTTAAAAAATTGAGAGAAAGGTTAAGCTAA
- the flhG gene encoding flagella biosynthesis ATPase FlhG, which produces MNNQADKLQNLMKQNKDKKEQNTHFIAITSGKGGVGKSTISANLANVLANNNYKVGLFDADIGLANLDVILNVRIQKNLLHVLRGECSLEDILIEVKPNLWLIPGESGDEILKYSDKNIYERFLNQASILDELDFLIIDTGAGIGGNILNFLEMADEVIVVTVPDPAAITDAYATIKTTSKTKENLLMVFNVVKNENEALKVFENIKKVANANIKNPLNLEFLGHLSASKEVSNSIKKRTLFSDENTASSDELKSLASKLLYRLERKVLDDVSSRSFSSFFRKIIERF; this is translated from the coding sequence ATGAATAATCAAGCAGATAAATTGCAAAATTTGATGAAGCAAAATAAAGATAAAAAAGAGCAAAATACCCATTTTATAGCCATTACAAGTGGCAAGGGCGGAGTAGGTAAAAGCACAATAAGTGCAAATTTGGCAAATGTCTTGGCGAATAATAATTATAAGGTAGGGCTTTTTGATGCAGATATTGGCTTGGCAAATTTAGATGTGATTTTAAATGTACGTATTCAAAAAAATCTTTTGCACGTTTTAAGGGGGGAGTGTTCTTTAGAGGACATTTTGATTGAAGTAAAGCCAAATTTGTGGCTTATACCGGGTGAAAGTGGTGATGAAATTTTAAAATATAGTGATAAGAATATTTATGAAAGATTTTTAAATCAGGCTAGTATTTTAGATGAGCTTGATTTTCTCATCATCGATACAGGTGCTGGCATAGGGGGGAATATTTTAAATTTCTTAGAAATGGCTGATGAGGTTATTGTCGTTACTGTGCCTGATCCAGCGGCGATTACTGATGCTTATGCAACCATTAAAACCACTTCTAAAACTAAGGAAAATTTACTGATGGTTTTTAATGTGGTTAAAAATGAAAATGAAGCTTTAAAGGTCTTTGAAAATATTAAAAAAGTTGCAAATGCTAACATTAAAAATCCTTTAAATTTAGAATTTTTAGGGCATTTAAGTGCCTCAAAAGAAGTGAGTAATAGCATTAAAAAACGCACCCTTTTTAGTGATGAAAATACTGCTTCAAGTGATGAGTTAAAGTCTCTAGCTTCTAAGCTTTTGTATAGATTGGAACGAAAAGTGCTTGATGATGTTTCAAGTCGTAGTTTTTCAAGCTTTTTTAGAAAAATTATAGAAAGATTTTAG
- the flhF gene encoding flagellar biosynthesis protein FlhF: MGQLIYTFTVEDTEEIIPKVKEDYGDKALIITNKQIRPKTINRKGLYEVMVAIEEADYKEHLKAMGKPMPPKKTQPQNPKPAVKEEEDEAVKLEFSKASLNVQKEYENYTKPKPSLDDFKEKLSAVSSEISKVTGASLPEYQAPNTQYNKKIEAFEKQINTLSDKMNLLVDMMWDDKAEARKNLIIPPEFASIYKQAKESGMLETHLEAIMKATIENMPATMKMNKEAVQRYFHSLLRNILPCRVETDIKKQKIMMLVGPTGVGKTTTLAKLAFRYAYGDKRYKTGIITLDTYRIGAVEQLFQYAKMMKLPIIDSIEPKDLDEAIKSLSSCEVILVDTIGNSQYDQTKLAKTKEFLMHSNAEIDVNLVISANTKYEDLMEIYKNFSFLNIDTLIITKFDETKVFGNIFSLIYEINIPLSFFSVGQEVPDDIEVASSDFLVHCILEGFKGKNNE; the protein is encoded by the coding sequence GTGGGACAGCTTATTTACACCTTTACCGTTGAAGATACGGAAGAAATTATTCCAAAAGTTAAAGAAGATTATGGCGATAAGGCTTTAATCATCACAAACAAACAAATTCGTCCCAAGACTATTAATCGCAAAGGACTTTATGAGGTTATGGTTGCTATTGAGGAGGCAGATTATAAGGAACATTTAAAGGCTATGGGTAAGCCTATGCCGCCTAAAAAAACCCAGCCACAAAACCCCAAACCAGCAGTAAAAGAGGAAGAAGATGAGGCTGTGAAACTTGAATTTTCTAAAGCTTCTTTAAATGTGCAAAAAGAATATGAAAATTATACCAAACCTAAACCTAGTTTAGATGATTTTAAAGAAAAACTTTCAGCGGTTAGTTCTGAAATTTCTAAGGTAACGGGGGCAAGTTTGCCAGAATATCAAGCTCCAAATACGCAGTATAATAAGAAAATCGAGGCTTTTGAAAAGCAGATTAACACCCTAAGTGATAAGATGAATTTGCTTGTAGATATGATGTGGGACGATAAGGCAGAAGCAAGGAAAAATCTCATTATACCGCCTGAATTTGCGAGTATTTATAAACAGGCTAAGGAAAGTGGTATGCTAGAAACGCATTTAGAGGCGATTATGAAAGCGACCATTGAAAATATGCCAGCAACGATGAAAATGAATAAAGAAGCCGTGCAAAGGTATTTTCACTCTCTTTTGCGTAATATTCTGCCTTGTCGCGTAGAAACGGACATTAAAAAGCAAAAAATTATGATGCTAGTGGGTCCAACAGGCGTGGGTAAAACGACCACTTTAGCTAAACTTGCTTTTCGTTATGCTTATGGAGATAAGCGTTATAAAACGGGCATTATCACGCTAGATACTTATAGAATAGGTGCAGTTGAGCAGCTTTTTCAATATGCTAAAATGATGAAGTTGCCTATCATTGATAGCATTGAGCCTAAGGACTTAGATGAGGCGATTAAGAGTCTTAGTAGTTGTGAGGTGATTTTGGTTGATACCATAGGAAATTCGCAATATGACCAAACAAAACTTGCCAAAACAAAAGAATTTTTAATGCATTCTAATGCGGAAATTGATGTCAATTTAGTCATCTCGGCTAATACGAAATACGAAGATTTGATGGAAATTTATAAAAATTTTTCTTTCTTAAATATCGACACTTTGATTATTACAAAATTTGATGAAACTAAGGTTTTTGGGAATATTTTTTCTTTAATTTACGAGATTAATATACCGCTTAGTTTTTTCTCTGTGGGGCAGGAGGTGCCTGATGACATTGAGGTGGCAAGTAGCGACTTTTTGGTGCATTGCATTTTAGAGGGTTTTAAAGGTAAAAATAATGAATAA
- the folK gene encoding 2-amino-4-hydroxy-6-hydroxymethyldihydropteridine diphosphokinase, with protein MLKIRGARAVKKFRFFPFASRNLRNFKYFALVGLGSNIEDEKKRFRALFRLLMDDRRLKVLQTSPLLINKAFGYERQKDFTNAVLLAQTNLHARAFLKVLLYYEVKFKRKRTFKNAPRTLDLDLLYFSQKTKKDAWCEVPHSGAKERISVILPLGLMEG; from the coding sequence ATGCTTAAAATTCGAGGTGCAAGAGCGGTTAAAAAATTTCGTTTTTTCCCTTTTGCAAGTCGAAATTTAAGGAATTTTAAATATTTTGCTTTGGTAGGTTTGGGGTCAAATATAGAAGATGAAAAAAAGCGTTTTAGAGCTTTGTTTAGACTTTTAATGGACGATAGAAGACTCAAAGTTCTTCAAACTTCCCCTTTACTTATCAATAAGGCTTTTGGCTATGAGAGACAAAAGGATTTCACAAATGCCGTGCTTTTAGCACAGACAAATTTACACGCGAGAGCCTTTTTAAAAGTTTTGCTTTATTATGAGGTGAAATTTAAGAGAAAGAGAACTTTTAAAAACGCTCCGAGGACGCTTGATTTGGATCTTTTGTATTTTTCACAAAAGACAAAAAAAGATGCTTGGTGTGAAGTGCCTCATAGTGGGGCTAAAGAAAGAATTAGCGTAATTTTGCCTTTGGGCTTAATGGAAGGATAG
- the aroQ gene encoding type II 3-dehydroquinate dehydratase: MKIMVIQGPNINMLGFREVGIYGAMKMEEIHEQMQNAASQNGVELDFFQSNFEGEIVDKIQESLGTVDGIIINAAAYTHTSVAIRDAISAVALPTIEVHISNIYRREEFRQKSLIAPVCAGSIVGFGPFGYHLALMGIIQICEQVKNLRAMQQNNA; the protein is encoded by the coding sequence ATGAAAATAATGGTTATACAAGGTCCTAATATTAATATGCTAGGCTTTAGAGAGGTTGGCATTTATGGGGCGATGAAGATGGAAGAAATCCACGAACAAATGCAAAATGCAGCAAGTCAAAATGGCGTGGAGCTTGACTTTTTTCAAAGCAATTTTGAAGGCGAAATTGTCGATAAAATTCAAGAAAGTCTAGGCACGGTTGATGGTATTATTATTAACGCAGCGGCTTATACTCATACTTCTGTTGCGATTCGTGATGCCATTTCTGCCGTAGCTTTACCGACAATTGAGGTGCATATTTCTAATATTTATCGCAGAGAAGAATTTAGACAAAAAAGCCTAATAGCACCAGTTTGTGCGGGGTCTATTGTGGGCTTTGGTCCTTTTGGCTATCATCTTGCTTTAATGGGTATTATACAAATTTGTGAGCAAGTAAAAAATTTAAGGGCTATGCAACAAAATAATGCTTAA
- the mqnF gene encoding aminofutalosine deaminase family hydrolase: protein MHIISASKLFLCDENFTILENFAFAFDEVILEINKIEILKQKYPNAKLIETKPNSLILPAFINPHTHLEFSANAYTLHFGDFFTWLKSVIQSRQSLSKEAKEELIDKTLTQMQKTGTATIGEISSFGSDLKPCVKHSMRVIFFNEILGANALQNAEKKQEFLKRFEKSLEFKNERFIPAVSIHSPYSTNLELAEFGISLAKKHNMLLSTHFLESKAENLWLRKTSGEFKQWLGNFTPNPKPLYTIDEFITLFKDLRTLFTHCVYLKEFELLNPNLHSITHCAFSNRLLSQKSLRLEKVFKSGLNVHLGTDGLSSNISLSMLDEMRANLLIHKDFDLNVLSKKLLLMATLYPAKALNLNLGTLSVGKIADFSVFEIEKCDNSQLPLQFILNAKEVQKLFIKGQQCKF from the coding sequence GTGCATATTATTTCAGCTTCAAAACTTTTTTTATGTGATGAAAATTTCACTATTTTAGAAAATTTTGCTTTTGCTTTTGATGAAGTAATTTTAGAAATTAACAAAATAGAAATTTTGAAACAAAAATATCCCAACGCCAAATTGATTGAAACCAAACCAAATTCCCTCATACTCCCCGCTTTTATCAATCCGCACACGCATTTAGAATTTAGTGCAAATGCCTACACTCTACACTTTGGAGACTTTTTCACTTGGCTTAAAAGCGTAATTCAGTCAAGACAAAGTTTAAGTAAAGAAGCAAAGGAAGAGCTTATTGATAAAACTTTAACTCAAATGCAAAAAACAGGCACAGCAACCATAGGTGAAATTTCAAGCTTTGGGAGCGATTTAAAACCTTGCGTTAAGCACTCTATGCGTGTGATTTTTTTCAATGAAATTTTAGGTGCAAATGCGTTGCAAAATGCAGAAAAAAAACAGGAATTTTTAAAGCGTTTTGAAAAATCTTTAGAATTTAAAAATGAGCGTTTTATCCCAGCTGTTTCTATCCATTCACCCTATTCTACCAATTTAGAACTTGCAGAGTTTGGAATTTCTTTAGCTAAAAAACACAATATGCTTTTAAGCACCCATTTTTTAGAAAGCAAGGCTGAAAATTTATGGCTTAGAAAAACTTCTGGAGAATTTAAACAATGGCTAGGAAATTTCACACCAAATCCCAAACCACTTTATACAATCGATGAATTTATCACTCTTTTTAAGGATTTAAGAACGCTTTTTACACATTGTGTTTATTTAAAAGAATTTGAGCTTTTAAATCCAAATTTACACTCCATCACGCATTGTGCTTTTTCAAATCGCCTTTTAAGTCAAAAAAGCTTAAGGCTTGAAAAGGTCTTTAAAAGTGGCTTAAATGTCCATTTAGGCACGGACGGCTTGAGTTCAAATATTAGCCTTTCTATGCTTGATGAAATGCGTGCAAATTTACTTATACATAAGGATTTTGACCTCAATGTTCTTTCTAAAAAACTCCTGCTTATGGCGACACTTTACCCCGCTAAAGCTTTAAATCTTAATCTAGGCACTTTAAGCGTAGGGAAAATAGCCGATTTTAGCGTCTTTGAAATCGAAAAATGTGATAATTCTCAGCTCCCCTTGCAATTTATTCTCAATGCTAAAGAGGTGCAAAAATTATTTATCAAAGGACAACAATGCAAATTTTAA
- the sppA gene encoding signal peptide peptidase SppA produces the protein MQILTLFFRGIGKIISYINTYFKTFLFLLLIIWLLSPGSSVSVANLERIDLKGEILDTGAVLEKIINAKNDPNIKGVLFFIDSPGGAFAPSMELALAIKDLKAQKPVISYAAGTMASGSYLAGVGADKIYANPAAFIGSIGVIAQGMNISELAQKIGIKEQTIKAGAFKEAGTFTREWSEEERIYLQKLIDESYMLFVKFVAKERGLKVDEKEKWADARVFLANEAKNLGLIDSLSHYEQAKKELEILSKVTNPVWKETDKIDQFLERFNQQSVQFFSTLSKNLLQNSKMQIF, from the coding sequence ATGCAAATTTTAACATTATTTTTTCGTGGCATAGGCAAGATTATTTCTTACATCAATACCTATTTTAAAACTTTTTTGTTTTTGCTTTTGATCATTTGGCTTTTGAGTCCAGGTTCTAGCGTTTCTGTGGCAAATTTAGAACGCATTGATTTAAAGGGCGAAATTTTAGACACGGGAGCAGTTTTAGAAAAAATTATTAACGCTAAAAATGACCCCAATATCAAAGGTGTGCTTTTTTTCATCGATAGTCCCGGCGGGGCTTTTGCTCCAAGTATGGAACTAGCACTTGCCATTAAGGACTTAAAGGCTCAAAAACCTGTCATCTCTTATGCGGCTGGAACTATGGCAAGTGGGAGTTATTTAGCTGGAGTGGGAGCGGATAAAATTTATGCAAACCCTGCCGCCTTTATAGGCTCCATAGGTGTCATCGCACAAGGTATGAATATAAGTGAATTAGCTCAAAAAATAGGCATTAAAGAACAAACTATAAAAGCAGGGGCTTTCAAAGAGGCTGGGACTTTTACAAGGGAATGGAGCGAAGAAGAGAGAATATATCTTCAAAAACTTATTGATGAAAGTTATATGCTTTTTGTAAAATTTGTAGCAAAAGAAAGAGGACTGAAAGTCGATGAAAAAGAAAAATGGGCAGATGCTAGGGTGTTTTTAGCAAATGAAGCCAAAAATTTAGGTTTGATCGACTCTCTTAGCCATTACGAACAGGCTAAAAAAGAACTTGAAATTTTAAGTAAGGTTACAAATCCCGTGTGGAAAGAAACGGACAAAATCGATCAATTTTTAGAAAGATTTAATCAACAAAGTGTGCAATTTTTCAGCACTCTTTCTAAAAATCTTTTACAAAATAGTAAAATGCAAATTTTTTAA